A genomic window from Hyla sarda isolate aHylSar1 chromosome 10, aHylSar1.hap1, whole genome shotgun sequence includes:
- the LOC130293901 gene encoding protein spinster homolog 1-like, which produces MASPQDPLLKEEEEAMEDHSDMDVEKGDIPERQNLPSLSVMSTARSIITVVILAFVNLLIYANRSSVAGVLPYIQKAYDTNASLSGLLNTLFIGSYVLVAPIAGYLGDHCNKKYTVCAGVIIWLSMTLTLSFIPDGYFLLFLLTSGLVGAGEATFCTIAPSIIADLFTSDQRTRMLNVFYSVIPVGCGLGYIIGPKVTDAARGDWHWAFRVTPGLGLIAVALMILVTKELPRATTNKKKSNKSPKFAKWATDLKKLFKNRSFMLTTLGSTAVSFIVGAIGVWGPSYLTHARTLLQEKDPCRAEPCDYHDILIFGVVTVVSGILGVVAGTEISKRYRKSNPRADPLVCGCAMMLSAPFLLLALTFGNISLVATNIFIFIGETLLSVNFTLISDIILKVVTPRRRSSALAVQMTIYHLLGDAGSPYLIGLISDTYERGYAKSPLLKYRSLEYALMTSTIMAVIGGAFFMATALYIERDEKEAEMESEPPSSSSSSLLPADEDRASD; this is translated from the coding sequence atggcctctccacaagacccattgctgaaggaggaggaagaagcaatggaggaccatagtgatatggatgtagaaaagggcgatatccctgagaggcagaacctgccatctctaagcgtgatgtccaccgcacgttccatcatcaccgtagtgatcctcgcctttgttaatttgctcatctatgcaaatcgctccagcgtggcgggggtgctgccttatatacagaaagcatatgacaccaatgctagtctgtccggcttattgaatacattgttcattggaagctacgtgctggtcgcaccaattgccggatatctgggcgaccactgtaataagaaatatactgtttgcgcaggagtcatcatttggctgagcatgacacttaccctgtcattcatccctgacgggtattttctgctcttcctgctgacgagtgggctggttggagccggagaggcaactttctgcaccatcgccccctccatcattgcagacctttttacgagtgaccagcggacccgcatgctgaacgtgttttactccgtcatacctgtaggctgcggactaggatacatcatcgggcccaaagtgactgatgcagcaaggggcgattggcactgggcgtttcgggtcacccctggcctgggcctcatagctgtggctttgatgattttggtcacaaaggagcttccaagagcGACTACAAACAAGAAGAAGAGCAACAAATCCccgaagtttgccaaatgggcgacagatctgaaaaaactatttaaaaatcgaagcttcatgttaaccaccctgggatcgacggctgtatccttcatagtgggagccataggtgtatggggtccgtcatacctgacccacgcacgaacactcctacaagagaaggacccttgccgcgctgaaccgtgtgactatcacgacatcctaatatttggtgtggttactgTTGTCTccggcattttgggagttgtagcagggacggagataagtaaaagatatcgcaaatccaacccacgggcggacccgcttgtgtgtggctgcgcgatgatgctctccgccccttttcttctgttggcattgactttcggcaacatcagcctcgttgccaccaacatcttcatcttcatcggagagacgcttctgtcagtaaatttcaccctcatatctgacattatactaaaagtagtaactccgaggaggagatcttcagccctggccgtgcagatgaccatctatcacctcctaggtgacgccggcagcccgtacctcatcggcctgatatctgacacctacgaacgaggatatgccaaatcccctcttctgaaataccgcagcctggagtatgccctcatgacctccaccataatggcagtcatcggaggggccttcttcatggccacggccctatatatagagagggacgaaaaagaagcagagatggaatcagaacctccgtcatcctcctcctcctcactgcttcctgccgatgaggaccgcgcttcagactga